One stretch of Rhinolophus ferrumequinum isolate MPI-CBG mRhiFer1 chromosome 3, mRhiFer1_v1.p, whole genome shotgun sequence DNA includes these proteins:
- the BAG6 gene encoding large proline-rich protein BAG6 isoform X4 encodes MEPSNSNSTSTTMEAPDSLEVLVKTLDSQTRTFIVGAQMNVKEFKEHIAASVSIPSEKQRLIYQGRVLQDDKKLQEYNVGGKVIHLVERAPPQTQIPSGASSGTGSASATHGGGPSSGPRGPATSVHDRNANSYVMVGTFNLPSEPRVRLVMAQHMIRDIQTLLSRMETLPHLQCRGGPQAQNSQPPAQTPTVAPEPVALSSQTTEPVESEVPPREPMEAEDVEERAPAQSPELTPSGPAPAGPASAPETSVPNHPSPAEYVEVLQELQRLESRLHPFLQRYCEVLGAAASTDYNNNQEGREEDQRLINLVGESLRLLGNTFVALSDLRCNLACAPPRHLHVVRPMSHYTTPMVLQQAAIPIQINVGTTVTMTGNGTRPPPTPSAEAPPPGPGQASSLAPSSATAESTEGAPPPGPAPPPTAGHPRVIRISHQSVEPVVMMHMNIQDSGTQPGGLPSAPTGPLAPPGHGQTLGSTLIQLPSLPPEFMHAVAHQITHQAMVAAVASAAAGQQVPGFPTAPTRVVIARPTPPQARPSHPGGPPVSGALQGAGVGSNASLAQMVSGLVGQLLMQPVLVAQGTPGMAPPPAPATASASAGTTNTATTAGPAPGGPTQHPPPQPSTADLQFSQLLGNLLGPAGPGAGGPGVASPTITVAMPGVPAFLQGMTDFLQATQAAPPPPPPPPAPAPEQQTTPPPGSPAGGAGSPGGLGPESLSPEFFTSVVQGVLSSLLGSLGARAGSSESIAAFIQRLSGSSNIFEPGADGALGFFGALLSLLCQNFSMVDVVMLLHGHFQPLQRLQPQLRSFFHQHYLGGQEPTPGNIRMATHTLITGLEEYVRESFSLVQVQPGVDIIRTNLEFLQEQFNSIAAHVLHCTDSGFGARLLELCNQGLFECLALNLHCLGGQQMELAAVINGRIRRMSRGVNPSLVSWLTTMMGLRLQVVLEHMPVGPDAILRYVRRVGDPPQPLCEEPMEVQGSERTSPEPQRENASPAPGTTAEEAMSRGPPPAPDGGSQDEQDGASAETEPWAAAVPPEWVPIIQQDIQSQRKVKPQPPLSDAYLSGMPAKRRKTMQGEGPQLLLSEAVSRAAKAAGARPLTSPESLSRDLEAPEVQESYRQQLRADIQKRLQEDPNYSPQRFPNAQRAFADDP; translated from the exons ATGGAGCCCAGTAACAGTAACAGTACCAGTACCACTATGGAGGCGCCTGACAGCCTGGAGGTGCTGGTGAAGACCCTGGATTCTCAGACTCGGACCTTTATTGTGGGGGCCCAG ATGAATGTAAAGGAGTTTAAGGAGCACATTGCTGCCTCTGTCAGCATCCCCTCAGAGAAACAACGGCTCATCTACCAGGGACGAGTtctgcaggatgataagaagctCCAGGAATAca ACGTTGGGGGAAAGGTTATCCACCTGGTGGAACGTGCTCCTCCTCAGACTCAGATCCCTTCTGGGGCATCTTCTGGGACAGGGTCTGCCTCAGCCACCCATGGTGGGGGACCCTCATCTGGTCCTCGGGGGCCTGCGACCTCTGTTCATGACCGGAATGCCAACAGCTATGTCATGGTTGGAACCTTCAATCTTCCT AGTGAGCCCCGGGTTCGGCTGGTGATGGCTCAGCACATGATCAGGGATATACAGACCTTACTTTCCAGGATGGAG ACTCTCCCTCACCTTCAGTGTCGAGGGGGCCCCCAGGCACAGAACAGTCAGCCGCCTGCACAGACGCCGACTGTGGCCCCAGAGCCAGTAGCCTTGAGCTCACAGACAACAGAACCAGTGGAAAGTGAAGTGCCCCCTCGGGAGCCCATGGAGGCAGAAGATGTGGAAGAACGTGCCCCAGCCCAGAGCCCGGAGCTCACCCCTTCTGGCCCAGCCCCCGCGGGCCCAGCATCTGCCCCCGAGACCAGTGTACCCAA CCACCCTTCTCCTGCGGAGTACGTCGAGGTGCTGCAGGAGCTCCAGCGGCTTGAGAGCCGCCTCCACCCCTTCCTGCAGCGCTACTGCGAGGTTCTGGGCGCCGCTGCTAGCACGGACTACAACAACAAC CAAGAGGGCCGTGAGGAGGACCAGCGCTTGATCAACCTGGTGGGGGAGAGCCTGCGACTGCTGGGCAACACCTTTGTGGCGCTCTCGGACCTGCGCTGCAACCTGGCCTGTGCACCCCCACGGCACCTGCATGTCGTCCGGCCTATGTCTCACTACACCACCCCCATGGTGCTCCAGCAGGCAGCTATTCCCATCCAG ATCAACGTGGGGACCACTGTGACTATGACGGGGAATGGGACTCGGCCCCCCCCGACTCCCAGTGCAGAGGCGCCTCCCCCTGGTCCTGGGCAGGCCTCGTCCCTGGCTCCCTCTTCTGCCACCGCTGAGTCAACTGAGGGAGCGCCCCCGCCAGGGCCGGCTCCCCCGCCAACCGCCGGCCACCCAAGGGTCATTCGGATTTCCCACCAGAGTGTGGAACCCGTGGTCATGATGCACATGAACATTCAAG ATTCTGGCACACAGCCTGGTGGACTTCCGAGCGCTCCCACTGGCCCCCTGGCACCCCCTGGTCATGGCCAGACCCTGG GCTCCACCCTCATccagctgccctccctgccccctgagTTCATGCACGCCGTCGCCCACCAGATCACTCATCAGGCCATGGTGGCAGCTGTTGCCTCCGCGGCCGCAG GACAGCAGGTGCCGGGCTTCCCGACAGCCCCGACCCGGGTGGTGATTGCCCGGCCCACCCCTCCACAGGCTCGGCCTTCCCATCCTGGAGGGCCCCCAGTCTCAGGGGCTCTG CAGGGTGCCGGTGTGGGTAGCAACGCCTCTTTAGCCCAGATGGTGAGCGGCCTTGTGGGGCAGCTTCTCATGCAGCCTGTCCTTGTGG CTCAGGGGACCCCAGGAATGGCtccacctccagcccctgccaCTGCTTCGGCCAGTGCTGGAACCACCAACACAGCTACCACAGCTGGCCCTGCTCCTGGGGGGCCCACCCAGCATCCACCCCCTCAACCCTCCACCGCTGACCTTCAGTTCTCTCAGCTCCTGGGGAACTTGCTGGGGCCTGCAGGGCCAGGGGCCGGGGGGCCTGGCGTGGCTTCTCCCACCATCACTGTGGCGATGCCTGGTGTCCCTGCCTTTCTCCAGGGCATGACTGACTTCTTGCAG GCAACTCAGGCGGcccctccgccccctcccccgcccccagcccccgccccggAGCAGCAGACCACACCCCCACCAGGGTCCCCTGCTGGTGGTGCAGGCAGTCCTGGAGGCCTGGGTCCTGAGAGCCTTTCGCCGGAGTTTTTTACCTCAGTGGTGCAGGGTGTGCTGAGCTCCCTGCTGGGCTCCCTGGGGGCTCGGGCTGGCAGCAGTGAAAGCATCGCGGCTTTCATACAGCGCCTCAGTGGGTCCAGCAACATCTTTGAGCCTGGGGCTGATGGGGCGCTTG GATTCTTTGGGGCCCTGCTCTCTCTTCTGTGCCAGAACTTTTCCATGGTGGACGTGGTGATGCTTCTCCACGGGCATTTCCAGCCACTGCAGCGGCTGCAGCCCCAGCTGCGATCCTTCTTCCACCAGCACTACCTGGGTGGCCAGGAGCCCACACCTGGTAACATCCGG ATGGCAACCCATACGTTGATCACGGGGCTAGAAGAATACGTTCGCGAAAGTTTT TCTTTGGTGCAGGTTCAGCCGGGTGTGGACATCATCCGGACGAACCTAGAATTTCTCCAGGAGCAGTTTAATAGCATCGCTGCGCACGTGCTGCACTGCACAG ACAGTGGATTTGGGGCCCGTCTGCTGGAGTTGTGTAACCAGGGCCTGTTTGAATGCCTGGCTCTGAACCTGCACTGTTTGGGGGGACAGCAGATGGAGCTTGCTGCTGTCATCAATGGCCGAATT CGTCGCATGTCTCGTGGAGTGAATCCGTCCTTGGTGAGCTGGCTGACCACTATGATGGGACTGAGGCTGCAGGTGGTGCTGGAGCACATGCCCGTGGGCCCCGACGCCATCCTCAGATACGTCCGCAGGGTTGGCGACCCCCCGCAG CCACTTTGTGAGGAGCCAATGGAAGTTCAGGGATCAGAGAGAACTTCCCCTGAGCCTCAG CGGGAGAatgcctccccagcccctggaacaACAGCAGAAGAGGCTATGTCCCGAGGGCCGCCTCCGGCCCCTGATGGGGGCTCGCAAGATGAACAGGATGGAGCTTCAGCCGAGACAGAACCTTGGGCAGCTGCTGTCCCCCCA GAATGGGTCCCTATCATCCAGCAGGACATTCAGAGCCAGCGGAAGGTGAAACCGCAGCCCCCCCTGAGCGACGCCTACCTCAGTGGTATGCCTGCCAAGAGACGCAAG ACGATGCAGGGTGAGGGCCCCCAGCTGCTTCTATCAGAGGCCGTGAGCCGGGCAGCTAAGGCAGCCGGAGCTCGGCCCCTGACGAGCCCCGAGAGCCTGAGCCGGGACCTGGAGGCACCAGAGGTTCAGGAGAGCTACAGGCAGCAG ctccgGGCTGACATACAAAAGCGGCTGCAGGAAGACCCCAACTACAGCCCCCAGCGCTTCCCTAATGCCCAGCGGGCCTTTGCTGACGATCCCTAA
- the BAG6 gene encoding large proline-rich protein BAG6 isoform X9: MEPSNSNSTSTTMEAPDSLEVLVKTLDSQTRTFIVGAQMNVKEFKEHIAASVSIPSEKQRLIYQGRVLQDDKKLQEYNVGGKVIHLVERAPPQTQIPSGASSGTGSASATHGGGPSSGPRGPATSVHDRNANSYVMVGTFNLPSDGSAVDVHINMEQAPIQSEPRVRLVMAQHMIRDIQTLLSRMECRGGPQAQNSQPPAQTPTVAPEPVALSSQTTEPVESEVPPREPMEAEDVEERAPAQSPELTPSGPAPAGPASAPETSVPNHPSPAEYVEVLQELQRLESRLHPFLQRYCEVLGAAASTDYNNNQEGREEDQRLINLVGESLRLLGNTFVALSDLRCNLACAPPRHLHVVRPMSHYTTPMVLQQAAIPIQINVGTTVTMTGNGTRPPPTPSAEAPPPGPGQASSLAPSSATAESTEGAPPPGPAPPPTAGHPRVIRISHQSVEPVVMMHMNIQDSGTQPGGLPSAPTGPLAPPGHGQTLGQQVPGFPTAPTRVVIARPTPPQARPSHPGGPPVSGALGAGVGSNASLAQMVSGLVGQLLMQPVLVAQGTPGMAPPPAPATASASAGTTNTATTAGPAPGGPTQHPPPQPSTADLQFSQLLGNLLGPAGPGAGGPGVASPTITVAMPGVPAFLQGMTDFLQATQAAPPPPPPPPAPAPEQQTTPPPGSPAGGAGSPGGLGPESLSPEFFTSVVQGVLSSLLGSLGARAGSSESIAAFIQRLSGSSNIFEPGADGALGFFGALLSLLCQNFSMVDVVMLLHGHFQPLQRLQPQLRSFFHQHYLGGQEPTPGNIRMATHTLITGLEEYVRESFSLVQVQPGVDIIRTNLEFLQEQFNSIAAHVLHCTDSGFGARLLELCNQGLFECLALNLHCLGGQQMELAAVINGRIRRMSRGVNPSLVSWLTTMMGLRLQVVLEHMPVGPDAILRYVRRVGDPPQPLCEEPMEVQGSERTSPEPQRENASPAPGTTAEEAMSRGPPPAPDGGSQDEQDGASAETEPWAAAVPPEWVPIIQQDIQSQRKVKPQPPLSDAYLSGMPAKRRKTMQGEGPQLLLSEAVSRAAKAAGARPLTSPESLSRDLEAPEVQESYRQQLRADIQKRLQEDPNYSPQRFPNAQRAFADDP, translated from the exons ATGGAGCCCAGTAACAGTAACAGTACCAGTACCACTATGGAGGCGCCTGACAGCCTGGAGGTGCTGGTGAAGACCCTGGATTCTCAGACTCGGACCTTTATTGTGGGGGCCCAG ATGAATGTAAAGGAGTTTAAGGAGCACATTGCTGCCTCTGTCAGCATCCCCTCAGAGAAACAACGGCTCATCTACCAGGGACGAGTtctgcaggatgataagaagctCCAGGAATAca ACGTTGGGGGAAAGGTTATCCACCTGGTGGAACGTGCTCCTCCTCAGACTCAGATCCCTTCTGGGGCATCTTCTGGGACAGGGTCTGCCTCAGCCACCCATGGTGGGGGACCCTCATCTGGTCCTCGGGGGCCTGCGACCTCTGTTCATGACCGGAATGCCAACAGCTATGTCATGGTTGGAACCTTCAATCTTCCT AGTGACGGCTCTGCTGTGGATGTTCACATCAACATGGAACAGGCCCCGATTCAG AGTGAGCCCCGGGTTCGGCTGGTGATGGCTCAGCACATGATCAGGGATATACAGACCTTACTTTCCAGGATGGAG TGTCGAGGGGGCCCCCAGGCACAGAACAGTCAGCCGCCTGCACAGACGCCGACTGTGGCCCCAGAGCCAGTAGCCTTGAGCTCACAGACAACAGAACCAGTGGAAAGTGAAGTGCCCCCTCGGGAGCCCATGGAGGCAGAAGATGTGGAAGAACGTGCCCCAGCCCAGAGCCCGGAGCTCACCCCTTCTGGCCCAGCCCCCGCGGGCCCAGCATCTGCCCCCGAGACCAGTGTACCCAA CCACCCTTCTCCTGCGGAGTACGTCGAGGTGCTGCAGGAGCTCCAGCGGCTTGAGAGCCGCCTCCACCCCTTCCTGCAGCGCTACTGCGAGGTTCTGGGCGCCGCTGCTAGCACGGACTACAACAACAAC CAAGAGGGCCGTGAGGAGGACCAGCGCTTGATCAACCTGGTGGGGGAGAGCCTGCGACTGCTGGGCAACACCTTTGTGGCGCTCTCGGACCTGCGCTGCAACCTGGCCTGTGCACCCCCACGGCACCTGCATGTCGTCCGGCCTATGTCTCACTACACCACCCCCATGGTGCTCCAGCAGGCAGCTATTCCCATCCAG ATCAACGTGGGGACCACTGTGACTATGACGGGGAATGGGACTCGGCCCCCCCCGACTCCCAGTGCAGAGGCGCCTCCCCCTGGTCCTGGGCAGGCCTCGTCCCTGGCTCCCTCTTCTGCCACCGCTGAGTCAACTGAGGGAGCGCCCCCGCCAGGGCCGGCTCCCCCGCCAACCGCCGGCCACCCAAGGGTCATTCGGATTTCCCACCAGAGTGTGGAACCCGTGGTCATGATGCACATGAACATTCAAG ATTCTGGCACACAGCCTGGTGGACTTCCGAGCGCTCCCACTGGCCCCCTGGCACCCCCTGGTCATGGCCAGACCCTGG GACAGCAGGTGCCGGGCTTCCCGACAGCCCCGACCCGGGTGGTGATTGCCCGGCCCACCCCTCCACAGGCTCGGCCTTCCCATCCTGGAGGGCCCCCAGTCTCAGGGGCTCTG GGTGCCGGTGTGGGTAGCAACGCCTCTTTAGCCCAGATGGTGAGCGGCCTTGTGGGGCAGCTTCTCATGCAGCCTGTCCTTGTGG CTCAGGGGACCCCAGGAATGGCtccacctccagcccctgccaCTGCTTCGGCCAGTGCTGGAACCACCAACACAGCTACCACAGCTGGCCCTGCTCCTGGGGGGCCCACCCAGCATCCACCCCCTCAACCCTCCACCGCTGACCTTCAGTTCTCTCAGCTCCTGGGGAACTTGCTGGGGCCTGCAGGGCCAGGGGCCGGGGGGCCTGGCGTGGCTTCTCCCACCATCACTGTGGCGATGCCTGGTGTCCCTGCCTTTCTCCAGGGCATGACTGACTTCTTGCAG GCAACTCAGGCGGcccctccgccccctcccccgcccccagcccccgccccggAGCAGCAGACCACACCCCCACCAGGGTCCCCTGCTGGTGGTGCAGGCAGTCCTGGAGGCCTGGGTCCTGAGAGCCTTTCGCCGGAGTTTTTTACCTCAGTGGTGCAGGGTGTGCTGAGCTCCCTGCTGGGCTCCCTGGGGGCTCGGGCTGGCAGCAGTGAAAGCATCGCGGCTTTCATACAGCGCCTCAGTGGGTCCAGCAACATCTTTGAGCCTGGGGCTGATGGGGCGCTTG GATTCTTTGGGGCCCTGCTCTCTCTTCTGTGCCAGAACTTTTCCATGGTGGACGTGGTGATGCTTCTCCACGGGCATTTCCAGCCACTGCAGCGGCTGCAGCCCCAGCTGCGATCCTTCTTCCACCAGCACTACCTGGGTGGCCAGGAGCCCACACCTGGTAACATCCGG ATGGCAACCCATACGTTGATCACGGGGCTAGAAGAATACGTTCGCGAAAGTTTT TCTTTGGTGCAGGTTCAGCCGGGTGTGGACATCATCCGGACGAACCTAGAATTTCTCCAGGAGCAGTTTAATAGCATCGCTGCGCACGTGCTGCACTGCACAG ACAGTGGATTTGGGGCCCGTCTGCTGGAGTTGTGTAACCAGGGCCTGTTTGAATGCCTGGCTCTGAACCTGCACTGTTTGGGGGGACAGCAGATGGAGCTTGCTGCTGTCATCAATGGCCGAATT CGTCGCATGTCTCGTGGAGTGAATCCGTCCTTGGTGAGCTGGCTGACCACTATGATGGGACTGAGGCTGCAGGTGGTGCTGGAGCACATGCCCGTGGGCCCCGACGCCATCCTCAGATACGTCCGCAGGGTTGGCGACCCCCCGCAG CCACTTTGTGAGGAGCCAATGGAAGTTCAGGGATCAGAGAGAACTTCCCCTGAGCCTCAG CGGGAGAatgcctccccagcccctggaacaACAGCAGAAGAGGCTATGTCCCGAGGGCCGCCTCCGGCCCCTGATGGGGGCTCGCAAGATGAACAGGATGGAGCTTCAGCCGAGACAGAACCTTGGGCAGCTGCTGTCCCCCCA GAATGGGTCCCTATCATCCAGCAGGACATTCAGAGCCAGCGGAAGGTGAAACCGCAGCCCCCCCTGAGCGACGCCTACCTCAGTGGTATGCCTGCCAAGAGACGCAAG ACGATGCAGGGTGAGGGCCCCCAGCTGCTTCTATCAGAGGCCGTGAGCCGGGCAGCTAAGGCAGCCGGAGCTCGGCCCCTGACGAGCCCCGAGAGCCTGAGCCGGGACCTGGAGGCACCAGAGGTTCAGGAGAGCTACAGGCAGCAG ctccgGGCTGACATACAAAAGCGGCTGCAGGAAGACCCCAACTACAGCCCCCAGCGCTTCCCTAATGCCCAGCGGGCCTTTGCTGACGATCCCTAA
- the BAG6 gene encoding large proline-rich protein BAG6 isoform X8, which yields MEPSNSNSTSTTMEAPDSLEVLVKTLDSQTRTFIVGAQMNVKEFKEHIAASVSIPSEKQRLIYQGRVLQDDKKLQEYNVGGKVIHLVERAPPQTQIPSGASSGTGSASATHGGGPSSGPRGPATSVHDRNANSYVMVGTFNLPSDGSAVDVHINMEQAPIQSEPRVRLVMAQHMIRDIQTLLSRMECRGGPQAQNSQPPAQTPTVAPEPVALSSQTTEPVESEVPPREPMEAEDVEERAPAQSPELTPSGPAPAGPASAPETSVPNHPSPAEYVEVLQELQRLESRLHPFLQRYCEVLGAAASTDYNNNQEGREEDQRLINLVGESLRLLGNTFVALSDLRCNLACAPPRHLHVVRPMSHYTTPMVLQQAAIPIQINVGTTVTMTGNGTRPPPTPSAEAPPPGPGQASSLAPSSATAESTEGAPPPGPAPPPTAGHPRVIRISHQSVEPVVMMHMNIQDSGTQPGGLPSAPTGPLAPPGHGQTLGQQVPGFPTAPTRVVIARPTPPQARPSHPGGPPVSGALQGAGVGSNASLAQMVSGLVGQLLMQPVLVAQGTPGMAPPPAPATASASAGTTNTATTAGPAPGGPTQHPPPQPSTADLQFSQLLGNLLGPAGPGAGGPGVASPTITVAMPGVPAFLQGMTDFLQATQAAPPPPPPPPAPAPEQQTTPPPGSPAGGAGSPGGLGPESLSPEFFTSVVQGVLSSLLGSLGARAGSSESIAAFIQRLSGSSNIFEPGADGALGFFGALLSLLCQNFSMVDVVMLLHGHFQPLQRLQPQLRSFFHQHYLGGQEPTPGNIRMATHTLITGLEEYVRESFSLVQVQPGVDIIRTNLEFLQEQFNSIAAHVLHCTDSGFGARLLELCNQGLFECLALNLHCLGGQQMELAAVINGRIRRMSRGVNPSLVSWLTTMMGLRLQVVLEHMPVGPDAILRYVRRVGDPPQPLCEEPMEVQGSERTSPEPQRENASPAPGTTAEEAMSRGPPPAPDGGSQDEQDGASAETEPWAAAVPPEWVPIIQQDIQSQRKVKPQPPLSDAYLSGMPAKRRKTMQGEGPQLLLSEAVSRAAKAAGARPLTSPESLSRDLEAPEVQESYRQQLRADIQKRLQEDPNYSPQRFPNAQRAFADDP from the exons ATGGAGCCCAGTAACAGTAACAGTACCAGTACCACTATGGAGGCGCCTGACAGCCTGGAGGTGCTGGTGAAGACCCTGGATTCTCAGACTCGGACCTTTATTGTGGGGGCCCAG ATGAATGTAAAGGAGTTTAAGGAGCACATTGCTGCCTCTGTCAGCATCCCCTCAGAGAAACAACGGCTCATCTACCAGGGACGAGTtctgcaggatgataagaagctCCAGGAATAca ACGTTGGGGGAAAGGTTATCCACCTGGTGGAACGTGCTCCTCCTCAGACTCAGATCCCTTCTGGGGCATCTTCTGGGACAGGGTCTGCCTCAGCCACCCATGGTGGGGGACCCTCATCTGGTCCTCGGGGGCCTGCGACCTCTGTTCATGACCGGAATGCCAACAGCTATGTCATGGTTGGAACCTTCAATCTTCCT AGTGACGGCTCTGCTGTGGATGTTCACATCAACATGGAACAGGCCCCGATTCAG AGTGAGCCCCGGGTTCGGCTGGTGATGGCTCAGCACATGATCAGGGATATACAGACCTTACTTTCCAGGATGGAG TGTCGAGGGGGCCCCCAGGCACAGAACAGTCAGCCGCCTGCACAGACGCCGACTGTGGCCCCAGAGCCAGTAGCCTTGAGCTCACAGACAACAGAACCAGTGGAAAGTGAAGTGCCCCCTCGGGAGCCCATGGAGGCAGAAGATGTGGAAGAACGTGCCCCAGCCCAGAGCCCGGAGCTCACCCCTTCTGGCCCAGCCCCCGCGGGCCCAGCATCTGCCCCCGAGACCAGTGTACCCAA CCACCCTTCTCCTGCGGAGTACGTCGAGGTGCTGCAGGAGCTCCAGCGGCTTGAGAGCCGCCTCCACCCCTTCCTGCAGCGCTACTGCGAGGTTCTGGGCGCCGCTGCTAGCACGGACTACAACAACAAC CAAGAGGGCCGTGAGGAGGACCAGCGCTTGATCAACCTGGTGGGGGAGAGCCTGCGACTGCTGGGCAACACCTTTGTGGCGCTCTCGGACCTGCGCTGCAACCTGGCCTGTGCACCCCCACGGCACCTGCATGTCGTCCGGCCTATGTCTCACTACACCACCCCCATGGTGCTCCAGCAGGCAGCTATTCCCATCCAG ATCAACGTGGGGACCACTGTGACTATGACGGGGAATGGGACTCGGCCCCCCCCGACTCCCAGTGCAGAGGCGCCTCCCCCTGGTCCTGGGCAGGCCTCGTCCCTGGCTCCCTCTTCTGCCACCGCTGAGTCAACTGAGGGAGCGCCCCCGCCAGGGCCGGCTCCCCCGCCAACCGCCGGCCACCCAAGGGTCATTCGGATTTCCCACCAGAGTGTGGAACCCGTGGTCATGATGCACATGAACATTCAAG ATTCTGGCACACAGCCTGGTGGACTTCCGAGCGCTCCCACTGGCCCCCTGGCACCCCCTGGTCATGGCCAGACCCTGG GACAGCAGGTGCCGGGCTTCCCGACAGCCCCGACCCGGGTGGTGATTGCCCGGCCCACCCCTCCACAGGCTCGGCCTTCCCATCCTGGAGGGCCCCCAGTCTCAGGGGCTCTG CAGGGTGCCGGTGTGGGTAGCAACGCCTCTTTAGCCCAGATGGTGAGCGGCCTTGTGGGGCAGCTTCTCATGCAGCCTGTCCTTGTGG CTCAGGGGACCCCAGGAATGGCtccacctccagcccctgccaCTGCTTCGGCCAGTGCTGGAACCACCAACACAGCTACCACAGCTGGCCCTGCTCCTGGGGGGCCCACCCAGCATCCACCCCCTCAACCCTCCACCGCTGACCTTCAGTTCTCTCAGCTCCTGGGGAACTTGCTGGGGCCTGCAGGGCCAGGGGCCGGGGGGCCTGGCGTGGCTTCTCCCACCATCACTGTGGCGATGCCTGGTGTCCCTGCCTTTCTCCAGGGCATGACTGACTTCTTGCAG GCAACTCAGGCGGcccctccgccccctcccccgcccccagcccccgccccggAGCAGCAGACCACACCCCCACCAGGGTCCCCTGCTGGTGGTGCAGGCAGTCCTGGAGGCCTGGGTCCTGAGAGCCTTTCGCCGGAGTTTTTTACCTCAGTGGTGCAGGGTGTGCTGAGCTCCCTGCTGGGCTCCCTGGGGGCTCGGGCTGGCAGCAGTGAAAGCATCGCGGCTTTCATACAGCGCCTCAGTGGGTCCAGCAACATCTTTGAGCCTGGGGCTGATGGGGCGCTTG GATTCTTTGGGGCCCTGCTCTCTCTTCTGTGCCAGAACTTTTCCATGGTGGACGTGGTGATGCTTCTCCACGGGCATTTCCAGCCACTGCAGCGGCTGCAGCCCCAGCTGCGATCCTTCTTCCACCAGCACTACCTGGGTGGCCAGGAGCCCACACCTGGTAACATCCGG ATGGCAACCCATACGTTGATCACGGGGCTAGAAGAATACGTTCGCGAAAGTTTT TCTTTGGTGCAGGTTCAGCCGGGTGTGGACATCATCCGGACGAACCTAGAATTTCTCCAGGAGCAGTTTAATAGCATCGCTGCGCACGTGCTGCACTGCACAG ACAGTGGATTTGGGGCCCGTCTGCTGGAGTTGTGTAACCAGGGCCTGTTTGAATGCCTGGCTCTGAACCTGCACTGTTTGGGGGGACAGCAGATGGAGCTTGCTGCTGTCATCAATGGCCGAATT CGTCGCATGTCTCGTGGAGTGAATCCGTCCTTGGTGAGCTGGCTGACCACTATGATGGGACTGAGGCTGCAGGTGGTGCTGGAGCACATGCCCGTGGGCCCCGACGCCATCCTCAGATACGTCCGCAGGGTTGGCGACCCCCCGCAG CCACTTTGTGAGGAGCCAATGGAAGTTCAGGGATCAGAGAGAACTTCCCCTGAGCCTCAG CGGGAGAatgcctccccagcccctggaacaACAGCAGAAGAGGCTATGTCCCGAGGGCCGCCTCCGGCCCCTGATGGGGGCTCGCAAGATGAACAGGATGGAGCTTCAGCCGAGACAGAACCTTGGGCAGCTGCTGTCCCCCCA GAATGGGTCCCTATCATCCAGCAGGACATTCAGAGCCAGCGGAAGGTGAAACCGCAGCCCCCCCTGAGCGACGCCTACCTCAGTGGTATGCCTGCCAAGAGACGCAAG ACGATGCAGGGTGAGGGCCCCCAGCTGCTTCTATCAGAGGCCGTGAGCCGGGCAGCTAAGGCAGCCGGAGCTCGGCCCCTGACGAGCCCCGAGAGCCTGAGCCGGGACCTGGAGGCACCAGAGGTTCAGGAGAGCTACAGGCAGCAG ctccgGGCTGACATACAAAAGCGGCTGCAGGAAGACCCCAACTACAGCCCCCAGCGCTTCCCTAATGCCCAGCGGGCCTTTGCTGACGATCCCTAA